A window of Photobacterium toruni genomic DNA:
CAACAGCGTTATCAATATATGTTGAATTTAAACACAGAAAATAAGGAGTTAGTTGATGGCAAATAAGCATTCTTTATCTGTTATATTAATCACAAAGAATGAAGCGGATCGGGTTGAACTATGTTTGCAATCTATCGTTGATATAGCCGATGAAATTATTGTATTAGACAGTGGCTCAACTGATGAAACCGTGGCAATTTGTCAACGCTATACCGATAACGTTACCGTGACTGATTGGCCTGGGTTTGGTAAACAAAAACAACGCGCATTGGATAAAGCCAGCTGTGATTGGGTACTGTCAATTGATGCAGATGAAGCTTTGGATGAGCAAATGCAACAAGCCTTAGTTTCATTGCTCGCTCAAGATTCGATCACGGCCACTGCATATCGCTTACCTTGGGGAGTGACGCTGTATGGTAAGACATTGAAATATGGACGTAGTGCTCGTTCAGTTTTACGCTTATTTAAGCGAGATGGTGCTCACTATACATTAGATGAAGTACATGAAACCGTGATACCAAGTGCAGGTACTACGGAAGTTATGAGTGGGTTGTTATTACATTATACTCACCGTGATTATGGGCATGGCTTAGATAAAGCCGCCCAATATGCATGGTTAGGCTCAAAGAAATACCATCGTAAAGGTAAAAAATCTCACGGACTGGGCTTAGCATTAATACGTGCAATATGGACCTTTATTTTAATTTATATTATTCGTCGTGGTTTTTTAGATGGTAGTGTTGGCTTTATTGTTGCGATGACTTATGCGCAGGTGAGCTTTAATAAATATGTCGGTTTATGGTTACTTGAACATGATCGTAGTTAATGCATAAAGCAATAAAAAAAGGAGAGTATAAACTCTCCTCTATAAAGTTATTGTAGAGCTAATTTTAGTTGTAATTTGGTTATATGACTAAAAGAGAGTTTATCTATAACATCCTCAGATGGATATATTGGAGTCTGGACAAATTGCTTTATTTTATTGGCTAAGGCAATAGGGTCTTGTTTGGGAACAATACCTTTTTGTAGTTCTCCTGTTAATATCTCGGTAACGGGCCCACAGTCAGTTGCAATAACAGGAGCACCGCAAGCAAGAGCTTCATTTATAACTAAAACAAAACCTTCCAAATCAGAGCTTAAAACAAAAAACTCACAACGGTTCATCCATTTAAATGGGTTGTTATCAAAACCTTTTAATAGTACTTTTTGATTTAAATTTAACTGTTCTATTTTTTTCTCAAGTACTTTACGTTGATTACCTTCCCCTAAAATAATTAAAGGCAGATCAATATCCGCAAGGTGGTAAGCATCGATTAATACATCAAATCGTTTTTGACGGCTCAAACGACCAACAGCAAGAATAAATTTACTATTAAAATTTATTTCATCTTTTGATTTTTCTAATAAGTCTTTCTTATCGCATGGATTGTATATTGTTTCTAAACATTTTAATGGAATAGATAACTGCATTGACTTCTTCAATATAGGATCTTTAATAAAATCAGAGACAGTAAAAACCTTTTTATTTAAAAATAATTTTTTGAATAAAAAGTTATAATAGATATTATTTTTTTTAGCTAATACATGCGGTAAATGTAAGCTATACACAACTTGAGATAAATTTAAGCTGTAAAGCCTATTCATTGAACGAGCGCCATTTATAAATATAGCATCAAAAGGTTGCTGTGTTTTTTGATACTCCATAAATATTTTTTTATATATAGTTCCTGCCCATAAGTGTTCACTTTGAGGGAATATTTTACGCAAAAACATCTTATAAAATAAAAAATATAGCCCAAGAAAAGGATGTTTAAAAAGAAATTCTTTTACTGGGAGTACGTGATATGCACATGAAAAATCCAATTGAAAATCCATACCTTCTTCAAGTGCTAATAATGTTACATCATTACCTTGTTGAGCTTGATAGCGAGCGGTATCAAGGGTGATTTTTTGAATACCACCACCTTTGAAGTTATGTGTGACAAAAAGAATTCGTTCCATAATATATTTAACCTAACATATGATGTTTCAGCTTAAAAACTAATTTACTTAAGGGTAATTTAAATAAACGTCTCAACTCAAGCTGGCGTTGATTTTTATCGATGTTGATTGTCACCGTATTATCACAATATCTTTGATATAGTTTGAGCCAATCGGTATGACTGTACTCATTCGCTCGTTTTACTTTGCGCTGTGAAATTTTTCTTAGCCCTAATCCCATTGTTTGTGGGTCTGCAATAATAATATTACTGGCTAAAAAACGTTCCCAAACAATAATGTCATGGTTATTTATATCAAATCGATGTTTAAGCAATGGGGTAGTATCGGGCGCAATATTCTTTAACCATATTTGACAATAAGTTTGCTCTGCTTCAAGTGCAAATGGTGTACCCGCTACTTTTTGGGCCTGCTCAATGAGCTGCTGTGAAAAAGCATGCTGATTAAATTCGGGTTGTTGCCATATTAATTTCAGATCTGCCGTACGTCCATAATAAAAGAAATCACTCGGGCTCATAATGACACGATGACCATGGGAGCTGCGACGGAAAAGATTTGAATTGATGACAACTTTTTCGCTGAAAATTTGCTGATCTGATTCTGTTTTAGCGAACTGTTGTTGGATTGCAACAAATTGATTTCCCGTCAGAAAATTATCACTACGTAATTTAACAGCATAAGGTGTCGTAATCGCATTAAGCCCTGCTTGAGTTGACAATACTTGACGTTGATAGTTTACATGACAGAAACCATCTTGGTTTTGACCAGGATCTGGACTGATAATTAACTGATCGTAATCAAGGCCACTCAAATCTTGATCGGGCCATGTTGATAAAATAATTTTAGCGCCTGGTAAATGAGTACGAATACTAGCAAGACAGCGTTGAGTTATTCCTTCTTCATGATGGGTTCGACCTTGGTAATTTTGAACAGGACCTTGCACCACCACACTAATTTGTTGGGAAATATTATTCATGGGACATCTCCAAGAACGCTTGATACTCATCAGGGACACCACAAAATATTACTTCATTATTATCAATTAGGTGATAATGAATCGCATGGTTAGCAATAATCAAATCATTATAAAGTGGTGCAATATACAGTTCGCCTTTTGCCCATTCCGTTTGTGGTTTGGCTAAGTATTGTTGATAGGCTTGATTAAATAACTGGCAATTTGCAAAATAATACAGGCCGGTACTGCATAAATCAGAAATAGGATCTTTTTCAGTTGTTTTTATAACTCGAGAAGATGTGTCATTTTCAGCCAGAGCAAAAGACCAATTATCTCCATGACCTTTAAATACTTCTAAATAACCATCCCACGCGGCAATATTTTGTGGGTAACGAAATTGTGGGCGAAAAGTATCAATATTAAATATAGTGATTGAACCTTGATAATCGGGCAAAGATTGCAAGCCAAGATAAACGGTTTCAGCTTGACCACGCGTCGGTTTATCAAGTACAAAAATATGTGCGTCTTTAATCTGTAAGCGAGCAATTTCTTGCTCGACAAATGCAACGGTGTTATGGACATTTCGTACAATAAACAAAAATGATTCCGTCGCAAAATAATGCGAAAAGCTATTGATAGCATGTGCAAAAAGCGTTTCGCCATGTGCATTTAGCATGTATTTTGGTTGCGTAAACCCTGCATTAAAAAAGCGTGAACTCAGCCCCGCCATTGGAATAACAATCATGATTTTGAATCCAGAATTAATTGATATAAGCGAAATGCATTCGCCATTAATGCTTGTTGACGCGTAGGATCATCCGCATGTAACGGTAACATTGAAAGAAATAATTGAATTTGCATGGCATATAACGCATTTTCATCTAGCTGGTAATGCTCTTTTATCAATCCAATAAATAATTGTTGGATCGGTAAAATATGCGGTGGTGTATCAATGGTAAATGAAATGTGTTGTTGTTCTATAGAAACCTTATAGTAACCCGCAATAATCCAATCATATAACCCTAGAATTGAATGGCTTAGTTTTGCTAAATCATAGCGAGTATCACCATAGATAGTGAGTTCATTATTC
This region includes:
- a CDS encoding WavE lipopolysaccharide synthesis family protein; amino-acid sequence: MNNISQQISVVVQGPVQNYQGRTHHEEGITQRCLASIRTHLPGAKIILSTWPDQDLSGLDYDQLIISPDPGQNQDGFCHVNYQRQVLSTQAGLNAITTPYAVKLRSDNFLTGNQFVAIQQQFAKTESDQQIFSEKVVINSNLFRRSSHGHRVIMSPSDFFYYGRTADLKLIWQQPEFNQHAFSQQLIEQAQKVAGTPFALEAEQTYCQIWLKNIAPDTTPLLKHRFDINNHDIIVWERFLASNIIIADPQTMGLGLRKISQRKVKRANEYSHTDWLKLYQRYCDNTVTINIDKNQRQLELRRLFKLPLSKLVFKLKHHMLG
- a CDS encoding glycosyltransferase family 2 protein, whose translation is MANKHSLSVILITKNEADRVELCLQSIVDIADEIIVLDSGSTDETVAICQRYTDNVTVTDWPGFGKQKQRALDKASCDWVLSIDADEALDEQMQQALVSLLAQDSITATAYRLPWGVTLYGKTLKYGRSARSVLRLFKRDGAHYTLDEVHETVIPSAGTTEVMSGLLLHYTHRDYGHGLDKAAQYAWLGSKKYHRKGKKSHGLGLALIRAIWTFILIYIIRRGFLDGSVGFIVAMTYAQVSFNKYVGLWLLEHDRS
- a CDS encoding glycosyltransferase family 2 protein; this encodes MIVIPMAGLSSRFFNAGFTQPKYMLNAHGETLFAHAINSFSHYFATESFLFIVRNVHNTVAFVEQEIARLQIKDAHIFVLDKPTRGQAETVYLGLQSLPDYQGSITIFNIDTFRPQFRYPQNIAAWDGYLEVFKGHGDNWSFALAENDTSSRVIKTTEKDPISDLCSTGLYYFANCQLFNQAYQQYLAKPQTEWAKGELYIAPLYNDLIIANHAIHYHLIDNNEVIFCGVPDEYQAFLEMSHE
- a CDS encoding glycosyltransferase, giving the protein MERILFVTHNFKGGGIQKITLDTARYQAQQGNDVTLLALEEGMDFQLDFSCAYHVLPVKEFLFKHPFLGLYFLFYKMFLRKIFPQSEHLWAGTIYKKIFMEYQKTQQPFDAIFINGARSMNRLYSLNLSQVVYSLHLPHVLAKKNNIYYNFLFKKLFLNKKVFTVSDFIKDPILKKSMQLSIPLKCLETIYNPCDKKDLLEKSKDEINFNSKFILAVGRLSRQKRFDVLIDAYHLADIDLPLIILGEGNQRKVLEKKIEQLNLNQKVLLKGFDNNPFKWMNRCEFFVLSSDLEGFVLVINEALACGAPVIATDCGPVTEILTGELQKGIVPKQDPIALANKIKQFVQTPIYPSEDVIDKLSFSHITKLQLKLALQ